The region AGTTCAACATCTGTATATCAAAATACAAATGCACGTATAGATGAAACAGTAACATGCATGCCCCAAAAAGCTTCTGGCATTGGTTTAATTAAGGCAGAACAATTATTAAAAGAATATTTTGGTAGTAATGTAACCATTTTACGTTTGGCAGGTTTAATTGGCCCAAAGCGTCATCCGGGTCGTTTTTTGGCAAATAAAAAGCAATTAAAAAATCCTAATGTACCTGTAAATCTTATTCATCAAAAAGACGCTGTTGGTTTAATAACAGCTATTTTAGAGCAAGATTGTTTTGGCGAAATTATTAATGGTTGTGCAGATGTGCACCCAAAACGCAAAGATTTTTATAAAAATGCAGCTATGCAATTAAATCTGGAAGCTCCTGTTTTTGAAACTTCAACAGAAGAGCGTTTTAAAATTGTAGATAACTTAAAATCTAAAACAATTCTGAATTTTGAATATCAGTTTGCTAATCCAGAATCAATTTTTGCAAAAGATAAGTTGCCAGAAATATATATTGTGGGTGCAGGTCCTGGTAATAAAAACCTATTGACTTTAAAGGCTTTTAATGCTATTAATAATGCAGAAGTTATTTTACACGATAATTTAATTTCTGATGAAATAATGACTATTAATACCAATGCAGAACACATTTATGTAGGTAGAAAATTTGGAGATAAAGAGAATCCGCAAGCACGCCAAAATAAAATAAACGAATTATTAAAATTGCATTGCGAAATGGGTAATAACGTAGTGCGTTTAAAATCTGGAGATCCTTATGTTTATGGTCGTGCAGCCGAAGAAGTTCGTTTTTTAAAAGCACATAAACTTCCTTTTTGTGTTGTTCCAGGAATTTCTGCAGCTTTAGCTGCCGCTAGTTTAGCGAATATTCCTATTACAGAAAGAGGGCACTCTAATGCTATCTTAATTTGTACAGCACACACAGCAGATTACTCTACATCGCAGCTTAATGGTATTGCAGAAATGCTTAATGCCGGAAATACATTGGCGCTTTATATGGGCTTAAAAAGTTTAGATAAAATTATTCCAAAGCTTATAGCAGTTTCTGGAAATCCAGATATTCCAATTAATGCTATCTCTAATGTGTCTAGAGCGAATGAGGTTTTATTTTCTTCAACATTGGGAAATATAGAAAACGATATAAAAAAACAAGAGTTAAAAATGCCTGTAGTCTTTTTAATAGGTGTAAAACCAATCGATTAAATAATGAAAAAAGGAATTTTACTTTGCGGACATGGTAGTAGAACAAAATCAGGAACCAATGCTTTTAAAGAATTGGTAAGTGCGCTACAAGCACGTTATACAGAGTACGAAGTAGATTATGGGTTTTTAGAATTTAATCATCCCGTTTATGAAGCTTCTATAGAACGTATGTACCAGAAAGGGATTCGTGAAATTTATGCCTTACCAATTATTCTTTTTGCTGGATCGCATGCAAAAAATGATATTCCGTATGAAATGAATACCATACAGAGCTATTATAAAGATCTAACCATAAAAATGGGAAAACATCTAGGTGTAAATTCCTTTTTATTAGAACTCGCACAGAAAAGAATTTTAGAAGAAGAAAGTAAACACACACCAATAGACAGAAAAGATGTATGCTTAATGGTTGTAGGAAGGGGAACAACAGATACAGATGCAAATTCTGATGTACATAAATTAGCATGTATGTTAGGCGAAGGTATGGGGTTTGGTTTTACAACCGTTGCATATAGTGGCACCGCTTATCCTAATGTAACGAAGAGTTTAGAACTAATTAGTAAAATGGAATTTAAACGTACCATTGCCATTCCATTTTTCTTTTTTACAGGAATTCTTTTAGAACGAATTTATAAGCAAATAACAGATTTTAGCGAAACTTCACCTCTAGAATATATCTATACACAGGCTTTTGGTAGTGACGAGTTAATTCTAAAAGCTTTTGATGAGCGTTTAGAAGAAGCTATTAATGGAACAGCAAACATGAATTGCCAAATGTGTAAATACCGTAAGCAAATTGTTGGATTAGAATCTGAAGTAGGAAAAGAACAAATAGGGCATCATTTATCTGTAAAAGGTGTTTTGTTTGAAGAAGATGAAAAAGTAGGACAAAAAAACAGTGTGCTTACTAAAATAAAAAAAGGTTTAGGAATATGATGACAGGAAAAATTTACGGCGTTTCCTTAGGGCCTGGAGATCCAGATTTAATAACGCTAAAAGGTTTAAAAACATTACAAAACGCCGATAAAATATATTATCCAGGGTCATTATTTAAAGATGGTGTAAAATCTAGTTATTCACTATCTATTTTAAATCAGTACAATTTAGACCCAGAAAAACTAGAAGGATTTTATTTAAAAATGGATTTAGAACGGGTTGAAGCCAAGCGCCTTTACGAAACGACCTTTAAAAAAATACTAACAGACTACACAAACGGTTTGTCTATTGCCATTGTTAGCGAAGGTGATATTAGTACGTTTAGTTCTTTTTCTTATTTACTAGAAAAAATACAATTACATAACTTATCTATAGATTTAATTCCAGGTATTAGTTCGTATTTACACTTAGCATCAGAAAGTAAAATGCCATTGTGCTTACAAAACGAAAAAATAGTTGTAATACCTCGTGTACAAACAAAAGAAGAGCTACAAGAAGCAATTAATAATTTTGATACTGTGGTATTAATGAAAATTATATCGGTTGTAGACCTTGTTTCTTCAGTGATAGACAATACAAAACATAATATTACTTACGCCGAACGTTTAGGAACAGATAAACAATTTATCACTAACAGTTGGGCCATAGCAAACCAAAGAGAAACGCCTTATTTTTCTCTTATCATTATTAAAAAAATTAACCAATGAAAATAACAGTAGCAGGCTTAGGCCCTGGAGATATTAATTATATGTTACCTGTAGTTAAACATGCTTTGCAAAAAGCAGATGTAATTATTGGTTACGACTATTATTTTCAATTTGGAGCATCACTTTTTAAAGCAGATGCAGAACTTATATCCATGCCTTTAGGTAAAGAAGAAGCAAGAGCACATAAAGCTATTAAAAAAGCTAAAGAAGATAAATATGTTGTGGTTATAGGTTCTGGAGATGCCAGTATTTATGCCATGGCGGCTATTGTTTACGAAGTAGTTTCTAAAGAAAACCATACAGATATTGAATTAGAAACGCTACCAGGAGTTTCTGCTTTTTTAGCTGCAGGAAGTAAATTAGGCGCACCTTTAGGTCACGATTTTTGTTGTATTTCTTTGTCTGATTTAATGACACCTTGGAAAAAAATAGAGCAACGCATTAAAGCGGCAGCAATGGGAGATTTTGTAACGAGTTTATACAACCCGAAAAGTCAAAAAAGACATTGGCAATTAGGGCGGTTGCAAAAAATATTTTTATCAGAACGATCACCTTCTACACCTGTTGCGATTATAAGACATGTAACACGACCAGAAGAAGAACTTAAAATTACCACTTTAGGCGAATTTAATCCTGAAGATGTAGATATGTTTTGTTTGGTTATGATTGGTAATTCGCAAACCTATCGTTTTAAAGATTATTTAATAACACCACGAGGTTACCTTAACAGAAAACCACATACAGGTAAAGAAATTCAGCAAGAAAGTTTTAGAATTGTTACCGAGCACATAACAGATTTACCGTTTTCTATTCCCGATAAATGGGCAATGACTAGAGTGATTCATACTACAGGGATTTTAGAAGATTTTAATTATTATTCGGCAACGCCAAAAGCGATTGAAAACTGGCATACTCATCTTAAAACTGGAGGGGAAATTGTTACCGATGTTACTATGGTAAAAGCAGGAATAACAAAAGCTTTTACTGCCGAATACGGAAACCAAGTTCATTGTTTATTAAACGATGAAGATGCGCAAGAATTAGCGAGATTAGAAAATATAACACGTAGCCAAGCAGGCATTAGAAAAGCGATTAAAAAGTATCCAAACGCGTTATATGTTGTAGGTAATGCACCAACGGCTTTATTTGAAATTGTAGAACAGTTAAGAGACAACGCTTCGTTTAAACCTGTTGGAATTGTTGGCGTACCTGTGGGGTTTGTAAATGTATTAGAATCTAAAGAACAGTTATCGCAAATTAAAAATACAGATTGGGTAATTATAGAAGGAAATAGAGGAGGTAGTAATGTTGCTGCTGCTATTGTAAATGCTGCTTTTACCTTACCAGAGGCTTCAACATACTTTAAATCTTAAAAATAATGAAATTTACTTCAGAAGATATAGAAACTTTAGAACAGATTATCCTTGCTCGCAGAGATGTAAGAGGAAATCGGTTTATAAATTCGCCTGTTTCTCAAAAAGATATCGATAAAATTCTATTTGCTGGAGTAAATGCACCTTCTGTAGGCTTTTCTCAACCTTGGGAATTTGTGGTGATTAAAGATTTAGATATCAGAAATAAAATAAAAGAGAGTTTTTTTGAAGAGAATGAAAAAGCAAAACAACTTTTTAAAGAGAAAAGAGCAGATGCTTACACTCAATTAAAATTAGAAGGTATTATAGAGTCTGCTTTAAATATAGCGGTTTTTTATAAACCAAGTAAACATCCTATTTTAGGGCAAACCACAATGAAGGAAGCTGGCGTATATTCTGTAGTTTGTGCCATTCAAAACATGTGGTTAATGGCTCGCGCTTTAGGTGTCGGACTTGGTTGGGTAAGTATTTTAGACCCGAATAAAATTAAAACAATTTTAAAAGCTCCTAAAGACCGTAAACTAATTGGTTATTTGTGTTTAGGACACGTAGATAAGTTTTACGAAAATCCAGAATTAGAACGTTTACAATGGGAGAAGCGTAAGAATATTAATGATATAGTTATAAAAGAGAGCTATTAATAGGTGAAGCAAAAGACTACACATATCGATTTTTATTTAATAGGAATTAGTAATCATACTACTCCCCAGTGGAGTAATGATGCGGTACAATTAATACAAAAATCTACTATTTTTTCTGGAGGAAAACGCCATTATCAATTGGTAAAAGCATATTTACCTAAAATTCATAAGTGGATTGAAATTTCAGGAAAGATGGATGCGTTAATTCAGCAATACAAAACCATCGATGTTTCTATTGTAGTGTTTGTTTCGGGCGATCCTTTTTTCTATGGTTTTGGAAATACTTTACAACGTTTATTGCCTAACGCACAGTTAAAAGCTTTGCCGTATTTTAATAGTTTACAATTACTATGTCATAAAACACAAACGAATTATAATAATTTAAAATCTGTATCGATTCACGGTAGAGATTGGTCGGCTTTAGATGAAGCATTAATCAATAGAAATGAATTGATTGGTGTGTTAACCGATAATAAAAAAACACCAGCAGCAATAGCGAAACGTATGTTACAATATGGTTTCAATAATTATTCAATTACTATTGGTGAAGCCTTAGATAGCGATACAGAATGTATAGAACAACTACACTTATTGGCTTGTACAACCAAAATACATAACGCATTAAACTGTGTGTTATTAAAACAACTAACACCTAAAAACAAACCTTTTGGTATTCCCGATGCTACTTTTGTTTCGTTAGAAAATAGAGCAAATATGATTACCAAAATGCCTATCCGTTTAAGCACAATAAGCGCCTTAGCATTACAAAATAAAAATGTGTTTTGGGACATTGGTTCTTGTACAGGTTCTGTAGCCATTGAAGCGAAACAACAGTTTCCGCATTTAAAAATAGTTGCTTTTGAAAAACGAACAGCATGCGCAACCATTATTCAACAAAATATAGAACGTTTTAGTACACCTGGTATTGAAATTATTATTGATGATTTTTTTAACCTGAATTTAAACAGTTTTCCTAAACCAGATGTAGTGTTTATTGGAGGACATGGCGGACGCTTAAAAGAATTAATTCAAACTGTTTATCAATTAAATCCATTGGTTCGTTTTGTAACCAATGCTGTAAGAACAACCAGTAGTTCTGTATTTATAGAAACACTTACAGATCTAAATTATACGATTAGCACGAATACCATTCTGCTAAACAATCACAATAAAATTAGCATTCACACCGCAGAAAATATTAAATGAAGAAAATAGCCATTATAGCAGTTACTAAAAGAGGTCTAGAAAAAGCCCTTGTTATTCAGCAAGAATTTCCAAAATCGTTAGTTCTAACTACGTTATCATCTACCAATGAAAACGTATCTACCATTAGTTCTATTTCCGAGTATCTAAAAGCTAATTTTGAGAAATTAGACGGTATTTGTTTTGTAACGGCTTTAGGAATTTGTGTGCGTTTAATTGCGCCATATATTCAAGATAAAAATACAGATCCAGCTGTAATCTCTGTAGATGATTTAGGTGTAAATGTACAATCTGTATTAAGCGGTCATAAAGGAGGTGCAAATGATTTTGCTATAAAAGTAGCATCCGCTCTAGGTGCAAAACCTATTATTTCTACCTCAAGCGATGTTCAAAATATTTGGGCTTTAGATACGTTAGAAACTCAGTTTAATTGGCAAGTAGAAACGTCGTTATCCATGAATAAAATAATGGCTTTATTTGTAAACAATAAGCCTACTGCGTTATTGCTAGATATTAAAGATAAAGGCACACAACATTTAGAAAAAACGGCTCCCAATTTTGTAACTA is a window of Formosa sediminum DNA encoding:
- the cobA gene encoding uroporphyrinogen-III C-methyltransferase; amino-acid sequence: MNKHIAVLGLGWLGLPLALQLQKKGFTISGSTSNLDNLKPLSKYSFPVNRIKIEADKIVGDWEAFINETSTLIINFPPKRINNIETIHPLQIAQIIKHTPKTTKVVFVSSTSVYQNTNARIDETVTCMPQKASGIGLIKAEQLLKEYFGSNVTILRLAGLIGPKRHPGRFLANKKQLKNPNVPVNLIHQKDAVGLITAILEQDCFGEIINGCADVHPKRKDFYKNAAMQLNLEAPVFETSTEERFKIVDNLKSKTILNFEYQFANPESIFAKDKLPEIYIVGAGPGNKNLLTLKAFNAINNAEVILHDNLISDEIMTINTNAEHIYVGRKFGDKENPQARQNKINELLKLHCEMGNNVVRLKSGDPYVYGRAAEEVRFLKAHKLPFCVVPGISAALAAASLANIPITERGHSNAILICTAHTADYSTSQLNGIAEMLNAGNTLALYMGLKSLDKIIPKLIAVSGNPDIPINAISNVSRANEVLFSSTLGNIENDIKKQELKMPVVFLIGVKPID
- a CDS encoding sirohydrochlorin chelatase → MKKGILLCGHGSRTKSGTNAFKELVSALQARYTEYEVDYGFLEFNHPVYEASIERMYQKGIREIYALPIILFAGSHAKNDIPYEMNTIQSYYKDLTIKMGKHLGVNSFLLELAQKRILEEESKHTPIDRKDVCLMVVGRGTTDTDANSDVHKLACMLGEGMGFGFTTVAYSGTAYPNVTKSLELISKMEFKRTIAIPFFFFTGILLERIYKQITDFSETSPLEYIYTQAFGSDELILKAFDERLEEAINGTANMNCQMCKYRKQIVGLESEVGKEQIGHHLSVKGVLFEEDEKVGQKNSVLTKIKKGLGI
- the cobI gene encoding precorrin-2 C(20)-methyltransferase, translating into MMTGKIYGVSLGPGDPDLITLKGLKTLQNADKIYYPGSLFKDGVKSSYSLSILNQYNLDPEKLEGFYLKMDLERVEAKRLYETTFKKILTDYTNGLSIAIVSEGDISTFSSFSYLLEKIQLHNLSIDLIPGISSYLHLASESKMPLCLQNEKIVVIPRVQTKEELQEAINNFDTVVLMKIISVVDLVSSVIDNTKHNITYAERLGTDKQFITNSWAIANQRETPYFSLIIIKKINQ
- the cobJ gene encoding precorrin-3B C(17)-methyltransferase, translating into MKITVAGLGPGDINYMLPVVKHALQKADVIIGYDYYFQFGASLFKADAELISMPLGKEEARAHKAIKKAKEDKYVVVIGSGDASIYAMAAIVYEVVSKENHTDIELETLPGVSAFLAAGSKLGAPLGHDFCCISLSDLMTPWKKIEQRIKAAAMGDFVTSLYNPKSQKRHWQLGRLQKIFLSERSPSTPVAIIRHVTRPEEELKITTLGEFNPEDVDMFCLVMIGNSQTYRFKDYLITPRGYLNRKPHTGKEIQQESFRIVTEHITDLPFSIPDKWAMTRVIHTTGILEDFNYYSATPKAIENWHTHLKTGGEIVTDVTMVKAGITKAFTAEYGNQVHCLLNDEDAQELARLENITRSQAGIRKAIKKYPNALYVVGNAPTALFEIVEQLRDNASFKPVGIVGVPVGFVNVLESKEQLSQIKNTDWVIIEGNRGGSNVAAAIVNAAFTLPEASTYFKS
- the bluB gene encoding 5,6-dimethylbenzimidazole synthase, which codes for MKFTSEDIETLEQIILARRDVRGNRFINSPVSQKDIDKILFAGVNAPSVGFSQPWEFVVIKDLDIRNKIKESFFEENEKAKQLFKEKRADAYTQLKLEGIIESALNIAVFYKPSKHPILGQTTMKEAGVYSVVCAIQNMWLMARALGVGLGWVSILDPNKIKTILKAPKDRKLIGYLCLGHVDKFYENPELERLQWEKRKNINDIVIKESY
- the cbiE gene encoding precorrin-6y C5,15-methyltransferase (decarboxylating) subunit CbiE, whose protein sequence is MKQKTTHIDFYLIGISNHTTPQWSNDAVQLIQKSTIFSGGKRHYQLVKAYLPKIHKWIEISGKMDALIQQYKTIDVSIVVFVSGDPFFYGFGNTLQRLLPNAQLKALPYFNSLQLLCHKTQTNYNNLKSVSIHGRDWSALDEALINRNELIGVLTDNKKTPAAIAKRMLQYGFNNYSITIGEALDSDTECIEQLHLLACTTKIHNALNCVLLKQLTPKNKPFGIPDATFVSLENRANMITKMPIRLSTISALALQNKNVFWDIGSCTGSVAIEAKQQFPHLKIVAFEKRTACATIIQQNIERFSTPGIEIIIDDFFNLNLNSFPKPDVVFIGGHGGRLKELIQTVYQLNPLVRFVTNAVRTTSSSVFIETLTDLNYTISTNTILLNNHNKISIHTAENIK